A DNA window from Salvelinus fontinalis isolate EN_2023a chromosome 28, ASM2944872v1, whole genome shotgun sequence contains the following coding sequences:
- the got1l1 gene encoding putative aspartate aminotransferase, cytoplasmic 2 isoform X1, whose protein sequence is MRQTCNSDGGVGSTENVKARGITIFSIFVDTPTAAPNPETKLLADFKKDTHLSKVYLAGREYLNEEGQTSVSPLIGKIMQQICTDPTLCPEYPSSVGLPEFTRRATELVLGRDCQAIVENRVLGVQTVGCTGAVRLGAELLKHWYNVRGVWCGPVYLSSPCDDSLAGIFEAAGIQDVRRYRYWDTEQRGVCVQKMMEDLEMAPEQSVIVLSASAHCPTGSDLSQKHWRLLTQLMVRCRFFPFFLLPAQGLCHGDFEQDAWPVRLCASLGMELLCAQSFSHSFGLYGERVGHLLCVLKQSSTLLAVQSQAEKQVRALWSRPSVGGARVVATVLSNPAHHVEWQEGVKSMVERGILVRERLREKLRLLGCPGSWDHLIQQGGLYCCTGMNANDGDLGLFPGKQYVLQVGLVRLIKGEKNFCQFVSNKWNSWKREDISTCIPMAV, encoded by the exons ATGAGGCAAACATGTAATAGTGATGGTGGAGTGGGTTCCACTGAAAATGTTAAAGCCCGGGGAATAACTATTTTCTCCATATTCGTCGACACTCCAACTGCCGCACCGAATCCTGAAACCAAGCTATTGGCTGACTTCAAGAAAGACACTCATCTCAGCAAAGTGTACTTGGCGGGAAGAG AGTATCTCAACGAGGAAGGTCAGACCTCTGTGAGCCCGCTCATTGGGAAAATAATGCAACAGATCTGCACAGACCCCACTCTCTGTCCAGAGTATCCATCATCCGTTGGCCTTCCAGAATTCACCAGGAGAGCAACAGAATTGGTTTTGGGCAGGGACTGCCAGGCCATCGTGGAGAACAGG GTGTTGGGTGTGCAGACTGTGGGCTGTACTGGGGCTGTTCGTCTGGGGGCTGAGCTCTTGAAGCACTGGTACAATGTGAGAGGTGTCTGGTGTGGGCCAGtctatctctcctccccctgtgaTG ATTCCTTGGCTGGTATCTTTGAGGCAGCAGGGATCCAGGATGTCCGTCGGTATCGGTATTGGGATACagagcagaggggtgtgtgtgtgcaaaaaATGATGGAGGATCTGGAGATGGCTCCAGAGCAGAGTGTCATTGTTCTGTCTGCTTCTGCTCACTGCCCTACTGGTTCAGATCTCTCCCAGAAGCACTGGAGACTCCTCACACAGCTTATGGTG AGGTGTAGGTTTTTCCCTTTCTTCCTGCTGCCTGCACAGGGCCTATGCCATGGGGATTTTGAACAAGATGCCTGGCCAGTACGTCTGTGTGCCTCTCTGGGGATGGAGCTTCTGTGTGCCCAGTCCTTCTCCCACAGCTTTGGGCTTTACG GCGAGCGCGTTGGACACCTCTTATGTGTCCTAAAGCAGAGCTCCACACTGCTAGCTGTTCAGTCCCAGGCCGAGAagcaggtcagggctttgtggtccCGGCCATCTGTTGGAGGAGCTCGTGTGGTTGCCACGGTGCTCAGTAACCCTGCCCACCATGTGGAGTG GCAGGAAGGAGTGAAGAGTATGGTGGAGAGGGGCATACTGgtcagagagagattgagagagaagctAAGGCTTCTTGGATGTCCTGGCAGCTGGGATCACCTGATCCAGCAAGGTGGACTGTACTGTTGCACTGGGATGAATG CAAATGACggagatttgggcctgttcccgggaaagcagtatgtccttcaagtcgggctcgtcagactcattaaaggaGAAAAAAACTTctgccagttcgtg TCCAACAAGTGGAATTCCTGGAAAAGAGAAGACATATCTACCTGCATCCCAATGGCTGTCTGA
- the got1l1 gene encoding putative aspartate aminotransferase, cytoplasmic 2 isoform X2 translates to MRQTCNSDGGVGSTENVKARGITIFSIFVDTPTAAPNPETKLLADFKKDTHLSKVYLAGREYLNEEGQTSVSPLIGKIMQQICTDPTLCPEYPSSVGLPEFTRRATELVLGRDCQAIVENRVLGVQTVGCTGAVRLGAELLKHWYNVRGVWCGPVYLSSPCDDSLAGIFEAAGIQDVRRYRYWDTEQRGVCVQKMMEDLEMAPEQSVIVLSASAHCPTGSDLSQKHWRLLTQLMVRCRFFPFFLLPAQGLCHGDFEQDAWPVRLCASLGMELLCAQSFSHSFGLYGERVGHLLCVLKQSSTLLAVQSQAEKQVRALWSRPSVGGARVVATVLSNPAHHVEWQEGVKSMVERGILVRERLREKLRLLGCPGSWDHLIQQGGLYCCTGMNVQQVEFLEKRRHIYLHPNGCLNVSAINSRNLDYVAESIHLALTSVF, encoded by the exons ATGAGGCAAACATGTAATAGTGATGGTGGAGTGGGTTCCACTGAAAATGTTAAAGCCCGGGGAATAACTATTTTCTCCATATTCGTCGACACTCCAACTGCCGCACCGAATCCTGAAACCAAGCTATTGGCTGACTTCAAGAAAGACACTCATCTCAGCAAAGTGTACTTGGCGGGAAGAG AGTATCTCAACGAGGAAGGTCAGACCTCTGTGAGCCCGCTCATTGGGAAAATAATGCAACAGATCTGCACAGACCCCACTCTCTGTCCAGAGTATCCATCATCCGTTGGCCTTCCAGAATTCACCAGGAGAGCAACAGAATTGGTTTTGGGCAGGGACTGCCAGGCCATCGTGGAGAACAGG GTGTTGGGTGTGCAGACTGTGGGCTGTACTGGGGCTGTTCGTCTGGGGGCTGAGCTCTTGAAGCACTGGTACAATGTGAGAGGTGTCTGGTGTGGGCCAGtctatctctcctccccctgtgaTG ATTCCTTGGCTGGTATCTTTGAGGCAGCAGGGATCCAGGATGTCCGTCGGTATCGGTATTGGGATACagagcagaggggtgtgtgtgtgcaaaaaATGATGGAGGATCTGGAGATGGCTCCAGAGCAGAGTGTCATTGTTCTGTCTGCTTCTGCTCACTGCCCTACTGGTTCAGATCTCTCCCAGAAGCACTGGAGACTCCTCACACAGCTTATGGTG AGGTGTAGGTTTTTCCCTTTCTTCCTGCTGCCTGCACAGGGCCTATGCCATGGGGATTTTGAACAAGATGCCTGGCCAGTACGTCTGTGTGCCTCTCTGGGGATGGAGCTTCTGTGTGCCCAGTCCTTCTCCCACAGCTTTGGGCTTTACG GCGAGCGCGTTGGACACCTCTTATGTGTCCTAAAGCAGAGCTCCACACTGCTAGCTGTTCAGTCCCAGGCCGAGAagcaggtcagggctttgtggtccCGGCCATCTGTTGGAGGAGCTCGTGTGGTTGCCACGGTGCTCAGTAACCCTGCCCACCATGTGGAGTG GCAGGAAGGAGTGAAGAGTATGGTGGAGAGGGGCATACTGgtcagagagagattgagagagaagctAAGGCTTCTTGGATGTCCTGGCAGCTGGGATCACCTGATCCAGCAAGGTGGACTGTACTGTTGCACTGGGATGAATG TCCAACAAGTGGAATTCCTGGAAAAGAGAAGACATATCTACCTGCATCCCAATGGCTGTCTGAATGTGAGTGCTATCAATAGCCGTAACCTAGACTATGTAGCTGAGTCCATCCACCTAGCATT